One genomic window of Borrelia coriaceae includes the following:
- a CDS encoding DNA adenine methylase, with the protein MKLLNREGSKYRYKANIISLFPKHTLYIEGFFGTGFIFFAKLLACYIILTDNSKFIYKLFYFLKQEPDLLYRGIREAIIYDRVIRRSYI; encoded by the coding sequence TTGAAATTATTAAATAGAGAAGGAAGTAAGTATAGGTACAAAGCCAACATTATAAGTCTTTTTCCTAAACATACTTTATATATCGAAGGATTTTTTGGTACTGGATTTATATTTTTTGCAAAACTATTAGCTTGTTATATCATACTCACTGATAATTCTAAGTTTATATACAAGCTTTTTTATTTTTTAAAACAAGAGCCTGATTTGCTTTACAGAGGTATAAGAGAAGCAATTATTTATGACAGAGTTATAAGGAGAAGTTATATATAA
- a CDS encoding DUF261 family protein: MWVKQDDPKLVLQIQRWGCYFLSLHYYIANFKKLQFSINDINVNYHKFVDLGYMKCNCFILNPCKILKYYGINSDVRWEHHSYKCKLNEFEISEVKIKGIEGYHFMATNNSLVCYDSLCLDGKGKEYQVTSKRVFNKI, translated from the coding sequence ATGTGGGTAAAACAAGATGATCCCAAGCTAGTTCTTCAGATACAGCGCTGGGGATGTTACTTTTTATCTCTTCATTATTACATAGCAAACTTTAAGAAATTACAGTTTAGTATCAATGATATTAATGTTAATTATCACAAGTTTGTTGATTTGGGATATATGAAATGCAATTGTTTTATTTTAAATCCATGCAAAATACTTAAATACTATGGTATTAATAGTGATGTAAGATGGGAACACCATTCTTATAAATGTAAATTGAATGAATTTGAAATAAGTGAAGTTAAAATCAAAGGTATTGAGGGTTATCATTTTATGGCAACTAATAATTCCTTAGTGTGTTATGACTCATTATGTCTTGATGGAAAAGGTAAGGAATATCAAGTTACATCAAAAAGGGTATTTAATAAAATTTGA